GCATGCTCCGGAGATGTGGAAGACCTCGACCGGGCAGGGGATCACGGTTGCGGTGATCGATGGCGGATTCAAGTTCGATCACCCAGACCTGGTGGGTCAGTTGTTGCCCGGGAAGGACGTGAGTGGCACTCCCGGTGGGGTTGGGGCCGATCTCAGCGGGCACGGGACAGGGATCGCCAGCATAATCGCGGGCACAGGCAAAGGCATGGGGGGCAAAGGTGCCTATGGCTTGGCTCCAGGTGTCAAGATCCTTCCGGTGAAGATCAATAACGGTACTGAGGGGGGCGGGGTTAGTTCACGCTTCTTCCTGGACCAGATCGGCCAGGCCGTCGATTATGCCGTCGACCAGGGTGCCAAAGTCATCAACATCTCACAGGGAACAGAAGCAGTAACGACAGATCCTGATGACGTGGCGAAGCTGAACAGCGTGCTCGCGCGTGCGGCGGCGAAGGGTTCGCTGATGGTCGCGAGCGTCGGAAACAGTGCGCAGGACGGGAATCTGGTCGAATACCCGGGTGCTCTGCCCTATGTTGTCGGCGTTGGGGCCATCGACAAGAACGTGACGAGAACGGCCGAGTCACAGCAGGGGCCGCAGGTTGATCTCGTAGCCCCCGGCGTGGACATCATCGCCGCTTGCACCGGGCCCACGGGCTACTGCAAGAGCCACGGTACGTCGGATGGGGCTGCGTTGGTTTCCGCGTCAGCGGCCATGGTCTGGGCTGCGCACGCCGACTGGACGGCAAACCAAGTGCTGCGCGTGCTCATCAACACGGCGGGTAAGCCGACGGATGGCTCTAACCGCAACGACAGTATCGGGTACGGCGCGGTGCGGCCCCGGATTGCTCTGACGACGCCGGGCGATCCGGGGCCGGCGGATGTCTACCCGATTCCGAGCAAGACGGCTCCACTGCCCTCCGCTTCGCCGTCGTCCACTGCCCCTTCTGCCTCTCTTGCCCCGGCGACCTCGCCCGCCGTGGTGCCTGCGGCACCGGCGAATACCAGTCCGCCGAAGGTCGCGCAGAGCGCGGACAAGGCGTCCGATTCCGGCAATGCGGTGCTGCCGATCACGATCGCTGCGATCGCCGGGTTGGCGCTGGTGACAGGCGTGGTGTTCTTCGTGGTGCGGCGGCGCAGTGCGGCCAGCAAGGCAGCGGCTTATGAGCCTCCGTTGCTGCCGCCTCCGCCGTCGTATGAGCCGCCCGTGGCGCCAGGGGACAACCCGTGCGCGAGGTAGTCGGCAGCCGTGTCGTTCGGAGCGGACGTCATGGTCGACGATGAGGCGGAATTGGAGCATCGCGTCGGGGGTCGTGTCAGTGGCCGACGGCCAGACAAGATCAATGCCTGATCGGAGGTGATGGCGGCGCCTCTGCCGAGCGAGGCGTCGCCTCCGGTCATGTGGCCGTCTCACCCTTTCGGTGGCTTGGCGCCGTTGGGCCACACGCATGGGGAGGTGAAGGTGATCTCCAGCGTACGGTCCGCGTCTCCGAGTTCAGTCATGCTGGCGTTGAAGTTATTCGAGTTGTTGGTGAAGAAGAGCGAGGGAGCGGACAGGGCGGAGTCAGGGGTCGGCTTGAACCCCATGGATTCAACCTGGGAACGAAATGCCGCAAAGTAGTCTGGATGCCGCTCCAGCGGCACGCCGGGCAACTTCCTTTCGGTGTCGATGTTTACGCGACCGTCCTCCTCGGAGGGGGCATCATTCTTGAAGCAGAAGCTGTCGCTGTCGTTCTCGGTCATGGTGGTGACCGGCTGTGGCAAGCTGGCTACCACCTGGGCGATATAGCTTTCAGTCTGTGCCTTCGCCTGTGCGCGGGTCATCGTTGGACCGCTTGCGTCATCGCCGCAAGCTGCCACGGCCAACACCAACGTTATGGTCGTGACCAACCTCCCGACGCACCGCTTGTAGCTCATCAAAGCCTCCACGTCCCTGCGGCCACTTCGCCAAATGCCCTGACTGATGGTGAATCTTTCACCCAGTAGTGGTTGTGGTCGCTGTTTCCCGCCGGTAGATGCTTGGCTCCGAATGAATCCCACGTCGGGTCAAGGCCGAAGTTGAGAGTGCCGGCCGCTATCGCGATGCCGATGTCGTCGCCACCCCGCGCAACATATACGTGGGAGGGGTCGATGTTCAGATCTTTGGCGTGATCCACGCCGACTCCTGGACTTCCTACCAGGACCACGTCATCGACCGGCAGATTGTGGTCGCGCATGGTGTAGCCAACGGTGGTACTTCCGTAGCTGTGTCCCATGAGTACGTTGTGCGAGGGCGTTCCCTCGTGGGTTGAGCGCAGACCGATCTGGAATCGGGCGAGATCCTTTTCCGCGTTCTGAGCCCACGATTCGTAGGCTGCCTCGGGCAGGATGCTCTGCGGTGCGTCGTAGCCGACCCAGGCGATGGTGGCGGTGGTCTTGGTGCTGTCCGCCTGTTTGGCAGCCCTTGCCATCTCATCCGCCTTGTCGACGTCGCCGCTGGCCGTGCCGAACCTGGAGGTGGTGCCGGGGACGAAGGTCACGACGTTGTCGGCTGTGTCGGGGTTGTTGACCGAGACGATTGCCCGGCCTTTGCCCTTGGTGTCGAAGCCGAGGAGAAAGGCCGGCGTATTGTCGCGGAACTTGAGTTTGTCGCCCGCCAGCCGACTTTCGATGTCGTTGATCGAATGAAGTTTCTCTTGCAGGTCGTCGTGCTTGGTCCGCCATGCGCTGTAGTCCGCGTTCTCGACAGAGCCGCGGCCCGCCTTGACTGTATGGGCTGGCTCTGGACCCAAGTGGTCGAGCTGGAGCTGAAGGTCCTGCTTGCTGCGCTGCAGGTTGATGCGGTTGGCCTGGTCGCGGGCGATGGCGGGGACGCCGTCGAGATTGCCGACCTGGTCGGGATGGTTGAGGATGAACCGCTGCTGCTGGGCCTCAGTGAGGCCGTCCCACCAGCGCTTCACGCCGTCGGGGTCGGTACCGGTGGCAGGTACTTGGTCGCGGGCGGCCACGGCTGCCTGATCCTGCTTGACGGTGGCGGCGTCCAGGCCGGTGCCGCTGCTTGCGTTGTAGGCGAGGTGGCTGAGTCTCTGCTCGATCGCTTGGTCGGCGTGGTCGGCTTCGTTGAGCGCGGCGGTGATCCGCTTGCTGATCTCCTTGGCGGTCGCCTCGGCATCGGTACCGGCGAAGTTCGGGGATGTGGACTCGTTGTCCCAGGTGAGGCGGCCGTCGGGGGCCACGTTGAGCTTGGCGTTCTTGGCGTCGTCGAGGGCGCTGATCAGGTGTGCCTGAGCCGCCGCGAAGCCCTCGGCGGCATCGGCGAGTGCCTTGCTGACGAAGGAGAGTTCCTGGTGGGCGGCCTGGAGTTCGCTGCCCAGGTTCTTGATCTGGGTCCCGGCCGAGGTGGCCGTGGTGCCGGTCCAGTGCTCGGCGGTCAGGCGATCGGCGATCTCGTGCTGCCACGCTTCCGTAGCCTTGCCGAAAGTGGTGGCCAGAACGTCGAACGCGTTCTTGGCGGTGGTGATGTTGTTGATGTTCGCGTTGTAGAGCGTTGCGATGTCCACAGCTACTTGGCCTTCCGCTCGGAGGCGGCGCGCGACTTCTCGGCGGCCGTGGACGGTTCACCGACCAGCACTGTGCCGAAGGGATCGGACTCGGTCGGTCGCGGGACCCCGCGGCCCTCGCCCTGAAGGTGCGCGTACACGCTCTGCTCGTCCTGGCGGTAGATGCCGGCCGTCTTGACGAGGTTGGCGCCGAGGTCGCCCATGTCCTTGCCGAGCTTGTCGAGCAGCGTC
The nucleotide sequence above comes from Streptomyces kaniharaensis. Encoded proteins:
- a CDS encoding S8 family serine peptidase gives rise to the protein MRLTNGRVRGRVFAGAFLAASFVVGPAVAPAAAEGSIRDDQWHLDAMHAPEMWKTSTGQGITVAVIDGGFKFDHPDLVGQLLPGKDVSGTPGGVGADLSGHGTGIASIIAGTGKGMGGKGAYGLAPGVKILPVKINNGTEGGGVSSRFFLDQIGQAVDYAVDQGAKVINISQGTEAVTTDPDDVAKLNSVLARAAAKGSLMVASVGNSAQDGNLVEYPGALPYVVGVGAIDKNVTRTAESQQGPQVDLVAPGVDIIAACTGPTGYCKSHGTSDGAALVSASAAMVWAAHADWTANQVLRVLINTAGKPTDGSNRNDSIGYGAVRPRIALTTPGDPGPADVYPIPSKTAPLPSASPSSTAPSASLAPATSPAVVPAAPANTSPPKVAQSADKASDSGNAVLPITIAAIAGLALVTGVVFFVVRRRSAASKAAAYEPPLLPPPPSYEPPVAPGDNPCAR
- a CDS encoding alpha/beta hydrolase — protein: MDIATLYNANINNITTAKNAFDVLATTFGKATEAWQHEIADRLTAEHWTGTTATSAGTQIKNLGSELQAAHQELSFVSKALADAAEGFAAAQAHLISALDDAKNAKLNVAPDGRLTWDNESTSPNFAGTDAEATAKEISKRITAALNEADHADQAIEQRLSHLAYNASSGTGLDAATVKQDQAAVAARDQVPATGTDPDGVKRWWDGLTEAQQQRFILNHPDQVGNLDGVPAIARDQANRINLQRSKQDLQLQLDHLGPEPAHTVKAGRGSVENADYSAWRTKHDDLQEKLHSINDIESRLAGDKLKFRDNTPAFLLGFDTKGKGRAIVSVNNPDTADNVVTFVPGTTSRFGTASGDVDKADEMARAAKQADSTKTTATIAWVGYDAPQSILPEAAYESWAQNAEKDLARFQIGLRSTHEGTPSHNVLMGHSYGSTTVGYTMRDHNLPVDDVVLVGSPGVGVDHAKDLNIDPSHVYVARGGDDIGIAIAAGTLNFGLDPTWDSFGAKHLPAGNSDHNHYWVKDSPSVRAFGEVAAGTWRL